Within Colias croceus chromosome 10, ilColCroc2.1, the genomic segment TGAGCAGGGCCTCCTGATGGATAACTTGCAAATGAGTTCCTTGATAGAGTAATGCTGGttaatttagttaaattaCAAAGTAGACCATTTGGTAACTGAGAAATTGAGTTTCCTTCAACATTAAACTCATCCATGTTAACACAATTGCTAAGACTAGCTGGTATTGAAGTAAGCCTATTATATCTCAATCCTAACCTGGTCAAAGCCTGCAACCTGCCAATTGATTCTGGTATGTCCAACAAGTCATTGTGCTGTAAATCTAATGTAGACAAATTTACACAATTCCCAATCTCTTGAGGCAAATGCTCCAAATGATTGTGTGATACATCAAAAGTAACCAAGTTGACTAAATTACCAATTCCTGATgataattcttttattttgttttccctCAAACTAAGCATGGTTAAATTGGTTAAATTTGCTATGCCATCTCCCACTACTCTTATCCTATTGAATCTCAGGAACAAAGTTGTTAGAGATGTTAATTTGTAGACTACTTCAGGAATATCATTCAATTTATTGTGCCTCAAGTCTAAAACTTTTAATGATTGCAAGTTTGCAAGAGAATCGGGCAAGCTTGTCAGTGAATTCTCATTGAGAGCCAGTGTTTGTAAATTTGTCAAACAGCCAAACTCTGCAGGTAGAGCAACCAGTTTGTttccatataaataaaactcattTAGATGAGTCAAATCTCTAACATTTGGTGGTAAAGAAGTAATTGAAGATTTGCTGAGATCTAATCTTTTTACTCCTTCATCTCTGCATCTCATGAACTCTTTGATGACATCTAAATCGGCTTGAATGGGTTTGTTTTTCTTAGCTGTAGGTTTTGGTTTATTTGACTCAGGGTGTTTAACAGTCACGACCTTAGGCCGTGCACCTTCCGTACTTGGTACTGATACCTTTTTATCCTTCATACTGTGATATTTCTCTCTTGGGCTTACTGTGCCGACGGAATCCAACGCTTCCGAATTCTCTCTCGATGAATTATCGAGATTCATTCCGCACTTGTCAATACAcgtgattttttaatattaatcactgaagaattaagtaaaataaataatattaaccacTTTCATCGCACTATTTTACAATGATTGGAAACAATCAATACTGATATTCAAAATGCAGTTTAGGAAAATTATTGTCCCCGATAGTCACTATTTTGTCGTAAAGCGTCTTATATTTACCGTTTTGTACactacaaaaagaaaaacactTCCAATTAAACACTTTTCGATTATGACTAAGATggaattatttgtaaaaattattaattttagaacAAGGACAGCGTATCTTCaaattttctttgaatcgcAATTCGCAAATCGAAACAtcaaacagataaaaaatcgTACATAGTACATACCACAGATTAAGTATTAGTTACTACGTAAGTATATACTGTGTAATATACAGGGTAGTGTGCACGtggtgtgcacaggcgatttttccgtaactttaaactgatatcgaaagttcTTAACGACCACAGTTAACGACTTAActagtaaaatggccataataaatttttaaaaataaaactataaaattatgtttaaaccTTTCCATACATTTCGTATTagataatatgaatatcccatgtacTTTTTTGTACCAAGTACAAAAGATTTTAGCTTcctctttctttttttggttttctgctttaattacttcgcaaatttgaagggaagttcatttagaaactttaaatagagctcctcattgtattgcacaatgacGACGTCACTTCGAAAAtatgctatgaatacaaaatgtatgggaaatcaaatgtatgggagcgtttaatgtaacatttttggatatttctcgttttatttttaaaaaattattatgccattttacttatttggttaagtactttcgatatcagtttaaagttttttgatatctgcaatagttacggaataatcgcttgtgcacacttaacgattacaccctgtatatcaaAAATTGAGAGCTACAAACAGGGAGCtgccataatattatgcgAAGTCGCGCAGTTTATTATTAGATCATGAtattaatcaattttttagtttattgaaGTTTTTATTCAATCTAAAGTTAAAAAGCAAGGAACCTAACTGGTATACCTAAAGTtggaaatattgaaaaaacttcattttggcggcaagagatgaaacatgtgccaatcgatagtacatcaaaatacaaataggaaatactctttggtaaaatgtcgtaattgatacggtttcggaataaatgagggttaaaaaaaattttttttttcagttttttgaattatttgttacttcttacacttaaaggttaagtaaaaaaaaaacttatttactcCAATACCCAatactcaataatttatttgcatcCGAAACTGAAACTAAACTGATCTTCATCGTAACTAACCATATCGATAACGGTTGTCTATAAGTGACGCACCGCACGTGCGTATCCCTAGCCCAAAGTTGGTTTATTACTTTCGTTTTGATAGTAATACAACATTTTGAAAcccttttattacaaatagaAGTTTTATATGCTTTGTCTTATCGTTTAAGTGtaagaagtaacaaataattcaaaaaactaaaaaaaaaattttttttttaaactcttatttattccgaaaccgtatcaattacgacattttaccaaagagtatttcctatttgtattttgatgtactatcgattggcacatgtttcatctcttgccgccaaaatgacttttttttttatcgcaaATTGGTAGGTATACCAGGCTTCATACTAAAATGTCCCATGCTCTTTATATTTCTGTATacataaatgatatttttttaatatttcttatatacataattaattgatCATTGGATCTAAGTTTATTGCGAACTCttcaaaagtttttattatattaattaaaaaatgttatttattttattcagtgACACAGGGAAATGTTATAACTATCTAAGAACAAGAAAATCTTTGAGGTCCAACGTGTTCGACCTGTGTGTTCGACCTTTCATGCTCCTAACATCACTTTTAATAGGCATCAATTTATTgatgactagcttccgcccgcgactccgtccgcgcggatgtcggtctttgcgtggatggtttatttctccattttgagtaactcggacaatgacatcttataaatatctattggacccaaatacgcctaggtctataataatacgcaacgtgtgttcgcggtacctactacagaataacgtctatggataactgaaaaattgagattaattttttttctacgtatttttccaggataaaaagtatcctattttacgcccaggataataaggtataattataccaagtttcatcgaaatcgaaccggtagttttcacgtgatgtcttcacatacagacagacagacagacagacagacagacaaaaatttttttaatcacatatttgggtttggtatcgatccagtaacaccccctgctagttattttttcaatattttcaatgtacagaattgacccttctacagatttattatatgtatagatttctgTGGgtcatttattgtaataaggtctaaagacatttattcccattaaggctgaccaagaagcttatatctaatacactggagattgcactatgaccattgacttgtcacaagaaaatataaccttgaatgacgtcagtgttgttttttgtctctttctgtgggtgaccacactggtttgtatattcaggatttttcgaaatagaaaaaactaaaaatcatggtctataaataataacgacatatatttttaacagtattaattatattataatattactggccatactttataggtacatacaattttaattggtatagaatgatagttttaaataactcttggctacaaagcctggatatgaaccgatatatagcattaacattctttgtaaatagaggaaagttgtgttttgcatcagatgctgtttaccaaattgtaagctactcagatcttctttttaaacgcgttgcttcgacgtgtcaatttcaagccaaaatcatcaaagaaaaactgtttatattaaacgccttgcacaaatttcagctaactttacaaagtttatttttcaaaaggtatttttttctgggtcgtaatcttcagtaattttacccttgatgggcacatatatttctttttattttactttttggaaagctgaaatacctaaaacaaaaaatatgaggtaagttaaaaaagtataaatttcaatgtaaaaacgaaaaatcttataactacatgtgagtgcaataccgatgtcgagtgttgtttcattactagtaaaaatcttgaaaatggtgttctaaatttcatcataatattgttattacaatatattctcttcactatccataaaaactcgtcatcatggttaccttacttgttaattttgtttattgaaaacttgttgaaaaatgataaagtattaggaaaataacaaatttaacatgactgctttccCTTGCAAgctaaaatgatgcaaaattttacaatttttgccattgaaatgattctaaacaggtaaatgcaggagtattgaggaatattgtaaataacgtaaatatacacttgcctgtgaaattctatgccagaatttgatgtccaaacacttctgcaatttttcacaatgcaatacattatttatattcggaaaatatttattaaatacgcaacaatattaacttaaatattcgaagcgacgcaatttttttgacacttatgccatattgtcaaagtgagagttgctacaattttattatggtaactacccataatcagggagtatcgctttttaataattggtccagatacttattttatttagcataaataaaaattgtctcatccaacaatgcttctgaatgacgttgttggcaatttatcaacaaactcatgtacaaaaactaaccttttgcacagaatattacggcatacatagtagccttgggaaaacttcgtattaacagtggcaataccaagttaggtgtgaaagtgataaaacacaacaattttcttgttacacgtcaaatgttcataccgaaatctccagtgtataagatataagcttcttgaggcagagcgttttcacattgtccggtccgatatcggatatcgggcgccgatagccgatatccgatatcggaggctaagtaaaatgtatgatttaggtacctgtctttcacattgtccggtccgatatcggatatcggagccaacaccgatattcccgtgaactatcggacgataatgttcagtgttaccaactcaattttcgaaaaggtagtataccaacagcaaaaaaagcactagtttgtgtattttcagtcatttctaggcgctaaatgtaaaaaaaaaatcctttcatttactttaaacctttttattaagaaaacattcatttaagtatttaaaggcattaaaaatactatttttacgggagctattttaataccgtcctataatatacggcaattggctgaactgaagtaaacaaaaatatctatatctttttttacgtctcaaatataataaatacaacaaataaagttttttattatagtttgcCATGATGACCAGTGTTGCTAGACCTTATGATTTTTCGGGTGATCTactgatttttcaaataggttCTAGCTTGGAAAGAAAGGggtagttataatatttgttaaatactacccagaatattttaagaaaggaaaagtaaatttgcatattatgttaacgaggtatcaaaatatactgCACTTTCCAACATGTACAATAAATCATCAAAAATAGTATGACATATTTTAGAAGAAACTGACGAAATAGTTAATGgagaaacaattttatgacattcaagaatttattacattgcggAATCTGTGACAACGAagaattagtttagtttaatttatttcgtttaatatttgcacacccagaTAATAGGTAGAATGATGTACATTCTACctattatttataggtataatatatatatattattattagcactataaaattgtaataacaacacctacatttgtaaatgtaatttgaatttatatttgccagtttcgtcgctttaatactgagttgaattttattttattttatttgtttatgaaCATAACAGTCgtacatgatttaatataaaaaagttctaaaattcactacgaccacacaacatgttctattattaaaaaaagaaaaacagcatataaaaaaaacaagcctcacaatgaaattgaatattgaaactagattCTGACTCTGCAGAGGGTACAAATCCAAACTCCGCAATCAGCAGATTaaaccggtttgaaaaacatagtttatttattactatttattttatctaaaataaagtttatttaacataaatgcatccactgttttttttcaattctccatatatctacttttccagtttctggcaacactcatgatatcgggacgatattatcggataatgtgaaagggcaaattgtgtccgatatcggatatcggctatcggcttccgatatccgatatcggaccggacaatgtgaaaacgctcatGATGATTATGATGATATGgaatatttactattttttatttgtataaaataaaattgtcaaaTTAATGACACTTAGCACTTGCCAAATGCCACCAAATGCCAATTCTCAAATCTCAATTCAATTCCTCAATGTTTTGGCGGCTGGGGTTAAAGCCGTGGGTTAAAGCTTCGATTGGCTTCGATGTGCATTTAGTTCcgaataattgaatatatttaacaattttattgttgtttaattaataaacctttttttaaaaaaagaaatctaaatcaaaatggataaaaacaaagaaaaggAAGAACAGAGTATCATGGATAAATCCATGAGATCTGTATTCGGTACATGAATCATTTTacgaatgttttatattaagtaagttggtaggtaataattataataacgtaATGAAAACATTGCCCTTTTTCAGTTGGTAATATACCGTATGAAGCAACTGAAGAGAAATTAAAAGATATATTCAGTGAAGTGGGCCCAGTATTGTCTTTTAAGTTAGTATTTGACCGAGAAACCGGCAAGCCTAAGGGATATGGATTCTGCGAATATAAGGACCAAGAAACTGCCTTGAGTGCAATGAGAAATTTAAATGGCTATGAAATTGGTGGTCGATCCTTAAGAGTTGATAATGCTTGTACAGAAAAGTCAAGGATGGAAATGCAAGCTTTGATGCAAGGACCACAGGTATAGTTCTTTTCCAAATTGGCATCTTTAATGGAGTAATGTTAAGATttcttttaagctattgcatagcttctatcgcgggacttgagcgcggggaccgaatctgaagaaattccgtaacgaaaaaacctcacgctccccattCCGATGGGCAGGTAGGCAAGGtatggcttgaaggcatgctatgcaatagctttaccgcggcagtccccaaGTGCCacacatcttttttttttgtatttgaaatGGATGAAGCTCCCTGCTTTGTATCTGTCCGTCTATTTTttgctttattattaataagagTGTTTGTTGAGaaaagtttatataatttttttaagtatataagcTTTAGACAATTGCAGAAtgctagtttaatattatttaaaatccttTTATCACATGACTGTGTCCTAGAGATATTTATTGATTCACTGAAAGTATAATAACAGCAACAGAGTATTTGGGTCCAttggtttttttaattaaataggttgttaatattatttcatataaatattaaatatacaaaaatcattattaaattgaatacaaGTAGACCCTGTTTcagtttctatttttttacagGTAGAAAATCCATACGGCGACCCAGTAGATCCAGACAAAGCTCCGGAAGCTATAAGCAAAGCAGTTGCAACATTACCTCCAGAGCAAATGTTTGAATTGATGAAACAAATGAAACTCTGTATTcaggttaataattattacattttattccattttatgaGGACACCTCCCATATCTATCCATAAGGTCCAATAAAACTTGTTTGCATATCAGGGAGGGGGCTTAGTGTGACTCCAAATATTACAAGGATGGCAGGAGTTGGTCCTATGAAGATGAAATTTCCACCAGTTTATTAAATAGTACATCTAACTTTTTGCTGTTAAAAGTCttcttactttatttttttctagaaCAATccaacattaaatttatttttttctagaaCAATCCAACTGAGGCGAGAAATATGTTACTTCAAAATCCACAGTTAGCTTATGCATTACTACAAGCTCAAGTTATCATGAGAATTGTTGATCCAGCTACTGCAGCagtaagtattaaaatgttatttctaCCTTGCAGTACTGAATTTTATATCTCGTATTTGAATTACTTTTTTGATGTAGGTTAATGGAATAAGGgagaaaaaaatcaattacagTAAAGTATTATGCGATTCATTCCAAAAAGGTAATCcttaattctttaaaatatgtaagaaTTGCAAATTTATGCATATACtttctataccaaatttcatacagatACAATCAGCCTAAATATGCCTCATACGTACGTATGTATGTAAATCGTTACGTATGTATGAGGCATTACGAACCAGTTAgctttgaaaattttacaaaaatcgaTACCATTGAACATTGTAAGTAGAAATCCGAAGTTAGCGTAAGCTGAATATTGTgacatcatttttatttgatacctaaaagaatatgaataatttttcagAGCATGTTACATCCCAGTAATCCAGTACCACCACCGTTGCAGCCTGGTGATAAACCACCACAACCTTATAACCCACCGCCACCTGGTAT encodes:
- the LOC123694902 gene encoding cleavage stimulation factor subunit 2 tau variant isoform X2, whose translation is MDKNKEKEEQSIMDKSMRSVFVGNIPYEATEEKLKDIFSEVGPVLSFKLVFDRETGKPKGYGFCEYKDQETALSAMRNLNGYEIGGRSLRVDNACTEKSRMEMQALMQGPQVENPYGDPVDPDKAPEAISKAVATLPPEQMFELMKQMKLCIQNNPTEARNMLLQNPQLAYALLQAQVIMRIVDPATAASMLHPSNPVPPPLQPGDKPPQPYNPPPPAQPQPMLNNPVPPPNQYVPRPPQMSGMSPMNMDVDLRSARAPPMHDQDMRSLPPMPHPVPPPQPDPMFPRDPRLANMQAGFNADPRVRPNDPRTQTKMQQPPPQMPPGMPSVAQARTIQGIPSGASDQEKAALIMQVLQLSDEQIALLPPEQRSSILMLKEQIAKSTQR
- the LOC123694902 gene encoding cleavage stimulation factor subunit 2 tau variant isoform X1 — encoded protein: MDKNKEKEEQSIMDKSMRSVFVGNIPYEATEEKLKDIFSEVGPVLSFKLVFDRETGKPKGYGFCEYKDQETALSAMRNLNGYEIGGRSLRVDNACTEKSRMEMQALMQGPQVENPYGDPVDPDKAPEAISKAVATLPPEQMFELMKQMKLCIQNNPTEARNMLLQNPQLAYALLQAQVIMRIVDPATAASMLHPSNPVPPPLQPGDKPPQPYNPPPPAQPQPMLNNPVPPPNQYVPRPPQMSGMSPMNMDVDLRSARAPPMHDQDMRSLPPMPHPVPPPQPDPPTHPTESPIERMFPRDPRLANMQAGFNADPRVRPNDPRTQTKMQQPPPQMPPGMPSVAQARTIQGIPSGASDQEKAALIMQVLQLSDEQIALLPPEQRSSILMLKEQIAKSTQR
- the LOC123695007 gene encoding leucine-rich repeat protein soc-2 homolog, yielding MNLDNSSRENSEALDSVGTVSPREKYHSMKDKKVSVPSTEGARPKVVTVKHPESNKPKPTAKKNKPIQADLDVIKEFMRCRDEGVKRLDLSKSSITSLPPNVRDLTHLNEFYLYGNKLVALPAEFGCLTNLQTLALNENSLTSLPDSLANLQSLKVLDLRHNKLNDIPEVVYKLTSLTTLFLRFNRIRVVGDGIANLTNLTMLSLRENKIKELSSGIGNLVNLVTFDVSHNHLEHLPQEIGNCVNLSTLDLQHNDLLDIPESIGRLQALTRLGLRYNRLTSIPASLSNCVNMDEFNVEGNSISQLPNGLLCNLTKLTSITLSRNSFASYPSGGPAQFFNVYSINLEHNQIDKIPYAIFSRAKNLTKLNMKENLLTSLPLDIGTWLNMVELNLGTNHLTKLPDDIQCLQNLEVLILSNNLLRRIPPSIGNLGKLRVLDLEENKLEVLPNEIGFLHELQKLIVQSNQLTTLPRSIGHLVNLTFLSVGENNLQYLPEEIGTLENLESLYLNDNPNLCNLPFELALCVSLQIMSIENCPLTAIPSDVVSLGPSLVIQYLKSKGPYRAM